Proteins co-encoded in one Aspergillus luchuensis IFO 4308 DNA, chromosome 6, nearly complete sequence genomic window:
- the MTR3 gene encoding 3' exoribonuclease family protein (COG:J;~EggNog:ENOG410PIBF;~InterPro:IPR020568,IPR001247;~PFAM:PF01138) has translation MTDRRRINGPPSGTRPAVFASSLKSASSISTGRPRRQRQPDELRKIFLKTGLIPSASGSAYLEFEPSASLAAARSNPQSLIPPSSALKLACTVHGPKPLPRSASFSPNVVLTTHVKYAPFAARQRKGHIRDASERDLGVHLETALRGVIVAERWPKSGLDITITILEAEDDRWWGDAPDSHDAPWGMMNVLAGCITAASAAIADARIDCLDLVAGGVAAIVSDESAEGETSTPKLMLDTDPAEHKSILSACVVAYMPSRDEITELWLKGDHSKASLGTTDQSLNHESLIDGAVNAARGAHTVLAEAVKESAERFAGLSTGANTV, from the exons ATGACTGACAGACGAAGAATCAATGGGCCGCCTAGCGGCACGAGGCCGGCCGTTTTCGCCTCATCTCTCAAGTCCGCTTCTAGCATTTCCACCGGCAGACCACGACGTCAAAGGCAGCCGGATGAGCTTCGCAAGATCT TCCTGAAGACTGGTCTCATCCCTTCGGCATCTGGTTCCGCCTATCTTGAATTCGAACCCTCCGCATCACTTGCTGCTGCACGCTCAAACCCCCAATCCCTgattcctccttcctcggcaTTGAAGCTTGCCTGTACAGTCCATGGCCCTAAGCCCTTGCCGCGTTCGGCAAGCTTTTCGCCCAACGTCGTCCTTACGACACACGTGAAGTATGCGCCGTTTGCTGCCCgccaaagaaaagggcaTATCCGCGATGCGAGCGAACGGGACCTGGGTGTGCACCTAGAGACGGCGCTTAGAGGGGTGATTGTTGCTGAGCGCTGGCCCAAGAGTGGCCTCGATATCACAATCACTATcctggaagcagaagatgatcGCTGGTGGGGCGATGCACCCGACTCGCATGATGCTCCTTGGGGAATGATGAATGTGTTGGCTGGTTGCATTACCGCTGCGTCTGCGGCAATTGCTGATGCTCGAATTGACTGCCTTGATCTTGTAGCTGGTGGTGTGGCTGCCATCGTCTCCGATGAGTCAGCAGAGGGTGAAACATCTACACCTAAGCTGATGCTCGATACGGACCCAGCTGAGCACAAGTCTATTCTGTCTGCCTGTGTCGTCGCCTACATGCCCTCTAGAGATGAAATTACGGAATTATGGCTCAAGGGCGATCATTCCAAGGCATCATTAGGCACTACTGATCAGAGTCTGAACCATGAATCTCTCATTGATGGGGCAGTGAATGCAGCTCGGGGTGCCCACACAGTGCTTGCAGAAGCTGTGAAGGAGTCTGCAGAGAGGTTTGCTGGTTTGTCTACCGGCGCAAACACGGTGTAA